One genomic window of Canis aureus isolate CA01 chromosome 15, VMU_Caureus_v.1.0, whole genome shotgun sequence includes the following:
- the INSIG1 gene encoding insulin-induced gene 1 protein isoform X1, with product MPRLDDHCWSCSCAQGARHRGLPVAGAGGLAAKVGDMLSPAALAARRGPDPAPAHGPRSPGAGGARGAGGGSPGSWHHHLVRRSLVLFSVGVVLALVLNLLQVQRNVTLFPEEVIATIFSSAWWVPPCCGTAAAVVGLLYPCIDSHLGEPHKFKREWASVMRCVAVFVGINHASAKLDFANNVQLSLTLAALSLGLWWTFDRSRSGLGLGITIAFLATLITQLLVYNGVYQYTSPDFLYIRSWLPCIFFSGGVTVGNIGRQLAMGVPEKPHSD from the exons ATGCCCCGGCTGGACGACCACTGCTGGAGCTGTTCGTGCGCCCAGGGCGCCAGGCACCGAGGCCTCCCGGTGGCCGGGGCCGGAGGGCTGGCGGCTAAAGTGGGAGACATGCTCAGCCCCGCGGCGCTGGCGGCCCGCCGCGGCCCGGACCCCGCGCCCGCTCACGGGCCTCgcagccccggggcggggggggctcgcGGCGCCGGCGGCGGCTCCCCGGGCAGCTGGCACCACCACCTGGTGCGACGGAGCCTGGTGCTGTTCTCGGTGGGGGTCGTGCTGGCCCTGGTGCTCAACCTGCTGCAGGTGCAGCGGAACGTCACGCTGTTCCCCGAGGAGGTCATCGCCACCATCTTCTCGTCGGCCTGGTGGGTCCCGCCGTGCTGCGGGACGGCGGCCG CTGTGGTGGGCTTGCTGTACCCCTGCATCGACAGTCACCTGGGAGAACCACACAAGTTTAAGAGAGAGTGGGCCAGCGTGATGCGCTGTGTGGCTGTGTTTGTTGGCATCAACCACGCCAGTGCT AAATTGGATTTTGCCAATAACGTCCAGCTCTCCTTGACGTTAGCAGCCCTGTCTTTGGGCCTCTGGTGGACATTTGACCGTTCAAGAAGTGGCCTTGGGCTTGGGATCACTATTGCCTTCCTGGCCACTCTGATCACTCAGCTGCTGGTGTACAATGGTGTCTATCA ATACACGTCCCCAGACTTTCTCTACATCCGCTCCTGGCTGCCGTGTATCTTCTTCTCAGGAGGTGTCACCGTGGGCAACATAGGACGGCAGCTGGCGATG GGCGTTCCTGAAAAGCCGCACAGTGACTGA
- the INSIG1 gene encoding insulin-induced gene 1 protein isoform X2, producing the protein MRCVAVFVGINHASAKLDFANNVQLSLTLAALSLGLWWTFDRSRSGLGLGITIAFLATLITQLLVYNGVYQYTSPDFLYIRSWLPCIFFSGGVTVGNIGRQLAMGVPEKPHSD; encoded by the exons ATGCGCTGTGTGGCTGTGTTTGTTGGCATCAACCACGCCAGTGCT AAATTGGATTTTGCCAATAACGTCCAGCTCTCCTTGACGTTAGCAGCCCTGTCTTTGGGCCTCTGGTGGACATTTGACCGTTCAAGAAGTGGCCTTGGGCTTGGGATCACTATTGCCTTCCTGGCCACTCTGATCACTCAGCTGCTGGTGTACAATGGTGTCTATCA ATACACGTCCCCAGACTTTCTCTACATCCGCTCCTGGCTGCCGTGTATCTTCTTCTCAGGAGGTGTCACCGTGGGCAACATAGGACGGCAGCTGGCGATG GGCGTTCCTGAAAAGCCGCACAGTGACTGA